The sequence below is a genomic window from Candidatus Wallbacteria bacterium.
TGGAAAGGTCTCCCTCTGCTTCAAGCATGAGATAGGCATTAAGCCGCAGATTACCTGACTTGGTCTGAACAGCCCATTCAGGTAAAGATTTGTCGATTTCAGCTTTGAAACTCACGCGCAGAAATTCAGCAGCCCGGGCAGGGAGGTCGCCTAAGTAGCGCAGGATCTCCACAGTATGGATTTCAGCTGATCCTGCCTCTGCTTTGACTGATTCCCAGCCCGGATTTCCGGACTGATCGATGAAAAAAGAGAGGTTTTCTGAAAGAGCAGACTCGGTTTCAGCTGTGTCTGGAGCATGGGTCAGCAGTTGATGAAAACGGCAGCGCACTTCCTCTGTGAAGCTGAGATCTCCGCTATTTTTCAGAAGCCTGAAGATTCTCACCTGAAAAACCGGCTGATCTGCAATGAGTGCTGCCTTGAGATATTGCATCCACTGGGGATACTTATTCCTGATCAGGAAAAATATCTCTTCTGCCCGGCCTTGTTCCGCAGTTTCCATCAGGGAAACGAGTGCCCTCTTGGTGCCTAAGTCGTCAGGAGCAATTGAATTCTTGGCCACGAAAAAGACTGCTTCCCCGGCCAGTTTCTCTGCTTCAGGCGGTGCGCCTGTCCTGCTGCATGCTTGATAAATGTGCCTGTTCAGTTCCAGGTTGTCCGGGTACTGCAGATGAAGGTATTTGTATATTCCCAGAGCAGTGTCATGCCTGCCAACCTGAAACAGAAAATCAGCTTCTGCAGAACAAGCATAGATTTCCAGGCTTCCGGTATTGATTTCTGGAACTTCCTGTTTCCAGGTCTTGATGAGCCGGGCCGCTTCCTCAAAGGACTTTTCTGAAACTGCGTGTGTTACCCCGGCTGTCAGGCATTTCATGGATTCCTCAAAGGTCAGCGGATCTCCGGGATATTTTTCACCCATTGCATCGAGTTCCAGAAATGCCTCAGTCAGCTTGTTCTCAGCCAGATCCTTTTCGATTCTGGCTGCAAAATCCTCCTGAGTGTCGCTTAGAAGATTTAAAGCAATTATAATTATTCCTGCTATGATGCTGACTCCAGCCGCAATTTTCCACTTCTGACTCCTGCACTTCGGCGGCTGAATCTTTAGCTTCTGCAGCAGGTCCTTGTAGCCTGTCAACTTGATGTCCCGCAGAACCCGGAACACCTTGACCTGTTCAGGGATTCCTTTGAAGACCCGGAAACCGACCTCGCAGGTCGGTACTTCGGATTTGTTCATAGCCAGGTAAACTGATTCCGTGAAATATACTTCTCCAGGGTCTGTGATCCCTTCCAGCCTGGACGCCAGATTCACAGCTTCGCCAAAAACATCATTGTCCCGGATCTCCACCTCACCGGAACTCATGGAAACCCTGACAAATATTTTGTCTTTTTCCAGCCTGTTTGTGTTGTAGCCTGCCAGAGTTTCCTGAATCATGATTCCGCAGAGAATGGCGTCAGTCGGAGATTCGAAGCTGATCAGCAGCGCATCGCCGATCGTCTTGATCAAGGTGCCATGAAATCTGGATACAACAGGCAGCAGGAGCTTCTCGTGGCTCTCCAGCAACTGATGCAGGTTCTCCCTGGAGGAACCGGAGGTTTTTTCAGTAAACCCCTTGATGTCTGTAAACATGATGGTCAGTACTTTACTCGTCATGGCACTCCCGGATGACGGATTCAGCTTGTAAATATTATTCG
It includes:
- a CDS encoding adenylate/guanylate cyclase domain-containing protein, translating into MTSKVLTIMFTDIKGFTEKTSGSSRENLHQLLESHEKLLLPVVSRFHGTLIKTIGDALLISFESPTDAILCGIMIQETLAGYNTNRLEKDKIFVRVSMSSGEVEIRDNDVFGEAVNLASRLEGITDPGEVYFTESVYLAMNKSEVPTCEVGFRVFKGIPEQVKVFRVLRDIKLTGYKDLLQKLKIQPPKCRSQKWKIAAGVSIIAGIIIIALNLLSDTQEDFAARIEKDLAENKLTEAFLELDAMGEKYPGDPLTFEESMKCLTAGVTHAVSEKSFEEAARLIKTWKQEVPEINTGSLEIYACSAEADFLFQVGRHDTALGIYKYLHLQYPDNLELNRHIYQACSRTGAPPEAEKLAGEAVFFVAKNSIAPDDLGTKRALVSLMETAEQGRAEEIFFLIRNKYPQWMQYLKAALIADQPVFQVRIFRLLKNSGDLSFTEEVRCRFHQLLTHAPDTAETESALSENLSFFIDQSGNPGWESVKAEAGSAEIHTVEILRYLGDLPARAAEFLRVSFKAEIDKSLPEWAVQTKSGNLRLNAYLMLEAEGDLSRIDLWLFHEDSLTRLILADNLQALKVLVPMAVDYFLKSPQKKEINEIEEDALIWFDKQVSALKIAGDVRAFEAEELLRELDRLHYDNDRIKNRFRTK